From the genome of Zalophus californianus isolate mZalCal1 chromosome 6, mZalCal1.pri.v2, whole genome shotgun sequence, one region includes:
- the LOC113909876 gene encoding peroxisomal succinyl-coenzyme A thioesterase produces MVTVILQPAGRCSWDEPVRIAVRGLAPRQPVTLRASLRDEKGALFRAHARYQADAGGLLDLARAPALGGSFVGLEPMGLLWALEPDKPFWRFVKRDVQTPFVVELEVLDGHKPDAGRVLGRAVHERNFVRPGVRREPVRAGRVRATLFLPPGPGPFPGIIDIFGIGGGLMEYRASLLAGHGFATLALAYYNFEDLPEEIDSIHLDYFEEALCYMLQHSKVKGPGIGLLGISLGADICLSMASFLKNVSATVSINGSGFSGNTAIHYKQTCIPSLGYDFRRIKVAFSGLLDIVDILNDIVGGHENPSMIPIEKAQGPILFIVGQDDHNWRSELYAQIASERLQAHGKEKPQIISYPGTGHYIEPPYFPLCPASVHKFVNKSVIWGGQPRAHSKAQEDAWKQILTFFCKHLGGTQNIASPKL; encoded by the exons ATGGTGACGGTGATCCTGCAGCCCGCGGGCCGCTGCAGCTGGGACGAGCCCGTGCGCATCGCCGTGCGCGGCCTGGCCCCGCGACAGCCCGTCACGCTGCGCGCGTCCCTGCGCGACGAGAAGGGCGCGCTCTTCCGGGCCCACGCGCGGTACCAAGCCGACGCCGGCGGCCTCCTGGACCTGGCGCGCGCGCCCGCGCTGGGCGGCAGCTTCGTGGGACTCGAGCCCATGGGGCTGCTCTGGGCCCTGGAGCCGGATAAGCCGTTTTGGCGGTTTGTGAAGCGGGACGTGCAGACGCCCTTCGTCGTGGAGCTGGAGGTGCTCGACGGCCACAAGCCGGACGCCGGGCGCGTCCTGGGCCGGGCGGTGCACGAGCGCAACTTCGTGCGGCCGGGCGTGCGGCGGGAGCCGGTGCGCGCGGGCCGGGTGCGCGCCACGCTCTTCTTGCCCCCTG GACCTGGACCTTTCCCGGGGATCATTGACATCTTTGGAATTGGAGGGGGCCTGATGGAATATCGAGCCAGCCTTCTGGCTGGTCATGGCTTTGCCACCTTGGCTCTAGCTTATTATAACTTTGAGGATCTCCCCGAGGAAATTGACAGCATACACCTGGACTACTTTGAAGAAGCCCTGTGCTACATGCTACAACACTCCAAg gtAAAGGGCCCAGGCATTGGGCTTCTGGGCATTTCTTTAGGGGCTGATATTTGTCTTTCCATGGCCTCATTTTTGAAGAACGTCTCAGCCACAGTTTCCATCAATGGATCTGGGTTCAGTGGAAACACAGCCATACACTACAAGCAGACTTGCATCCCATCATTGGGCTATGATTTTAGGAGAATCAAGGTAGCTTTCTCAGGTCTCCTGGACATTGTGGATATTTTGAATGATATTGTAGGAGGGCATGAGAACCCCAGCATGATTCCAATAGAGAAGGCCCAGGGGCCCATCCTCTTCATCGTTGGTCAGGATGACCATAACTGGAGGAGTGAGTTATATGCCCAAATAGCCTCCGAACGGTTACAGGCCCATGGAAAGGAAAAACCCCAGATCATCTCTTATCCTGGGACTGGGCATTATATCGAGCCTCCTTACTTCCCCCTATGCCCAGCTTCTGTGCACAAATTTGTGAACAAATCTGTAATCTGGGGTGGGCAGCCCAGGGCTCATTCTAAGGCTCAGGAAGATGCTTGGAAACAAATTCTAACCTTTTTCTGCAAACATCTTGGAGGTACCCAGAATATAGCTTCCCCTAAATTGTAA